A window from Theobroma cacao cultivar B97-61/B2 chromosome 3, Criollo_cocoa_genome_V2, whole genome shotgun sequence encodes these proteins:
- the LOC18605676 gene encoding protein timeless homolog isoform X5, protein MDMEGLSVICASLGILEEDQTTKQIVYTKGEHCLDALKDLLRFLRRDNPETREVFKQVCRWNIVSKNLIPIIEHWQHDRNLVLNAVKVLVFLSMPIEPSSSDVPQQIEYLWDIKFSLTGSDAVAVIVSLLEGPLENLEYEVFTEDDWKLVQLVVTLFRNVLAIQDFSLLQKAGQFLSLRDRFLELLFRENVMELIIVITQHIGGSRGYLRQDNLLLLETFHYIFMNQDPELLSKAHLKGSTEGGDAKACIDDLKSIMEEEAKKRRVSRLHHTGRHSQFSGTFTRLTMDGSTAVYKGNPDSASQNVLLKSHKGHGISTQKIVRGHGQLPSTRNNILELLHDFVNQFLSGGYNVLMKSIREDIEKEHHAIQKGDIIVFFKVAEFVTSFQYHKFLTSKPTVENPTPEVSADKCADSTFFKGDICGPIAASMNESMFQLVISRWRNAFEGLKETNDYKFLSAASSLMKNMIRMLDLVLNLFPEDSKEPRTARMLLYKLFYDQTDQGMTQFLLNLIKMFNSRKQPKSDLADLVEMMHLIIQLMENLQARGSLRVSKKSRKGRKKKVVSDNVTKSEQFEDHAAAPDGVGTSVCEQSAAYVSEKESPVKGTSDWKEDTSTPLLVDELGKSETKMECPGDLPQVDNNTPGHADDDLCCSTDDSSGDEQPATVNEVDFKVSTLTSAFANCSIIQNLCWLLKFYRSNSINTNHYILGMLRKITDDLELAPMLYQLSLLTTFYDILEEQKSCPSEEHADIVGFITSLVRNMLKKMKNQPLLFIEILFWKTRRECHYINAEYLLHELGHWKKGSKTQDSAPRNGEIGSSEASEWVGRSIADALGEDEADVVISHERGHLNESGWCSGENSMENKTGKINERKRRLVLNDDMETKLKELYENFKDHPNCIRLIAESLDPDGGILPAQVSNKLKQLGLKVAPKKRTRGSDQQGDKSTLHDSNDLEGSSQRQPLNTRKRVRAFSKDQEAMIKDLFEQYKDHRRCSYMIANALDADNMFTAAQVSRKLKQLGLHVPRQKRSEDNMHLRDEELNDLSADETCDSDNETLLSFRNSDGSNQFSEIDVIFHQESRDTVNLSRVSTENIEGELAHQQAEDELADSGDDVASGSFVESTINRRKLRMVIDPEDDD, encoded by the exons ATGGACATGGAGGGTTTATCGGTGATCTGCGCCAGTCTCGGCATCCTCGAAGAAGATCAGACAACGAAACAGATCGTATACACAAAGGGCGAGCACTGTCTAG ACGCTTTGAAGGATTTACTGAGGTTTTTAAGACGGGACAATCCAGAAACGCGAGAAGTATTTAAGCAAGTTTGCAGATGGAATATTGTTTCAAAAaacttgattccaatcatagAACATTGGCAACATGATCGGAATTTGGTATTAAATGCAG tgaaagttttagtttttctttcaatGCCTATTGAGCCTTCCTCCAGTGATGTCCCTCAACAGATAGAGTATCTTTGGGACATAAAATTTTCTCTTACGGGCAGTGATGCTGTTGCAGTTATAGTTTCTCTACTTGAAGGTCCACTTGAAAATTTGGAATA TGAAGTATTCACGGAGGACGACTGGAAATTGGTCCAGCTGGTAGTCACCTTATTTCGCAACGTTCTTGCTATCCAAGATTTTTCATTGCTACAAAAGGCTGGCCAATTTTTATCGTTGAGAGATAGATTTCTTGAACTTTTGTTCCGTGAGAATGTAATGGAGTTAATTATAGTTATAACTCAGCATATTGGTGGTTCTCGTGGCTATCTTCGTCAGGATAACTTGCTTCTATTAGAAACTTTTCATTACATATTCATGAATCAAGACCCAGAGTTACTTTCCAAAGCTCATTTGAAGGGTTCTACG GAGGGTGGAGATGCCAAGGCTTGCATTGATGATCTCAAGTCCATCATGGAAGAGgaagcaaagaaaagaagggTTTCAAGACTCCACCATACCGGTCGTCATTCACAATTTAGTGGAACATTTACCCGGCTTACTATG GATGGTTCTACAGCAGTGTACAAGGGAAACCCTGATTCTGCTTCTCAAAATGTTCTGCTTAAATCTCATAAAGGCCATGGGATTTCAACTCAAAAAATTGTGAGGGGACATGGACAATTACCTTCAACAAGGAATAATATTCTGGAACTGCTTCATGATTTTGTGAACCAGTTTCTTTCAGGAGGCTACAACG TATTGATGAAATCTATTCGTGAGGATATTGAGAAGGAACATCATGCAATTCAGAAGGGTGACATCATTGTTTTCTTTAAGGTTGCTGAGTTTGTTACTTCTTTTCAATATCACAAGTTTTTGACCTCTAAA CCAACTGTCGAAAATCCTACACCTGAAGTTTCTGCTGATAAATGCGCTGATAGCACATTTTTCAAAGGTGACATATGTGGACCGATTGCAGCATCAATGAATGAATCAATGTTCCAACTTGTGATTTCAAGATGGCGTAATGCATTTGAAGGCTTGAAGGAAACTAATGATTACAAGTTTCTATCCGCAGCAAGttctcttatgaaaaatatg ATCCGTATGTTGGATTTAGTGCTTAACTTATTTCCAGAGGATTCTAAGGAGCCTCGGACAGCTCGTATGCTTCTTTACAAGCTATTTTATGATCAGACTGACCAAGGGATGACCCAGTTCCTTCTGAATCTAATCAAAATGTTCAACTCTCGCAAGCAACCCAAAAG tGATCTTGCAGATTTGGTAGAAATGATGCATTTAATTATCCAGCTCATGGAGAATCTTCAAGCACGTGGCTCGTTAAGG GTTTCTAAAAAATCAAGGaaggggaggaagaagaaagtaGTTAGTGACAATGTTACCAAAAGTGAACAGTTTGAAGACCATGCTGCTGCACCAGATGGGGTTGGGACCTCAGTTTGTGAACAGTCAGCAGCATATGTCTCAGAAAAAGAGAGCCCAGTCAAGGGGACATCTGATTGGAAAGAAGATACTAGTACCCCTCTCTTGGTTGATGAGCTAGGAAAATCTGAGACAAAGATGGAATGTCCTGGAGATCTGCCACAGGTTGATAATAATACACCTGGTCATGCTGATGATGATCTTTGTTGCAGCACTGATGATTCTTCTGGTGATGAACAGCCGGCCACTGTTAATGAAGTTGATTTTAAAGTGTCTACTCTCACTTCAGCTTTTGCAAATTGCAGcattattcaaaatttgtGCTGGTTGCTAAAGTTTTATAGGAGCAATTCCATTAATACAAATCACTACATTTTAGGCATGTTGCGGAAGATCACTGATGACCTTGAGCTTGCTCCCATGCTTTATCAG TTGTCACTCCTCACAACATTTTATGACATCCTGGAAGAGCAGAAGTCATGTCCAAGTGAGGAGCATGCAGATATTGTTGGTTTTATTACGAGTTTGGTTAGAAACAtgctaaaaaaaatgaagaaccaGCCCCttctttttattgaaattctcTTCTGGAAGACACGGAGAGAATGTCATTACATTAATGCTGAATATTTATTGCATGAGCTGGGACATTGGAAGAAAGGAAGTAAGACTCAAGACAGTGCTCCTCGAAATGGTGAAATTGGGTCCTCAGAGGCCAGTGAATGGGTTGGCAGAAGCATAGCAGATGCACTGGGTGAGGATGAAGCTGATGTAGTGATCTCTCATGAGCGAGGACATCTGAA TGAATCTGGCTGGTGCAGTGGGGAAAAttccatggaaaataaaactggaaagattaatgaaagaaagagaaggctTGTTCTCAATGATGACATGGAGACAAAACTCAAGGAACTTTATGAGAA CTTCAAAGATCATCCGAACTGTATCCGTCTTATTGCGGAATCCCTAGATCCCGATGGTGGAATTTTGCCTGCTCAAGTTTCTAACAAGCTTAAACAGCTAGGACTTAAAGTTGCACCAAAGAAAAGGACACGGGGTTCTGATCAACAGGGGGATAAAAGCACTCTTCACGATTCAAATGATTTAGAAGGAAGTTCACAAAGGCAACCTTT GAACACCAGAAAAAGAGTACGTGCCTTTAGCAAGGATCAGGAGGCAATGATTAAAGATTTGTTTGAGCA GTATAAAGACCATAGGAGGTGTAGTTACATGATTGCAAATGCCCTGGATGCTGATAATATGTTTACTGCTGCCCAAGTTTCACGCAAACTCAAGCAACTTGGTTTACATGTTCCTCGGCAGAAAAGGTCTGAAGATAACATGCATTTGAGGGATGAGGAACTAAATGACTTATCTGCAGATGAAACATGTGACTCCGACAATGAGACATTGCTGTCATTTAGGAACAG TGATGGAAGCAACCAGTTCAGTGAGATTGATGTCATATTTCACCAAGAGAGCAGGGACACTGTAAATCTGTCACGTGTTTCAACTGAGAACATTGAGGGTGAGTTGGCACATCAGCAAGCAGAAGATGAGTTGGCTGACTCAGGGGATGATGTAGCGTCTGGTTCATTTGTAGAAAGTACCATAAATAGAAGGAAACTGAGGATGGTAATTGATCCTGAAGATGATGACTAG
- the LOC18605676 gene encoding protein timeless homolog isoform X3, which translates to MDMEGLSVICASLGILEEDQTTKQIVYTKGEHCLDALKDLLRFLRRDNPETREVFKQVCRWNIVSKNLIPIIEHWQHDRNLVLNAVKVLVFLSMPIEPSSSDVPQQIEYLWDIKFSLTGSDAVAVIVSLLEGPLENLEYEVFTEDDWKLVQLVVTLFRNVLAIQDFSLLQKAGQFLSLRDRFLELLFRENVMELIIVITQHIGGSRGYLRQDNLLLLETFHYIFMNQDPELLSKAHLKGSTEGGDAKACIDDLKSIMEEEAKKRRVSRLHHTGRHSQFSGTFTRLTMDGSTAVYKGNPDSASQNVLLKSHKGHGISTQKIVRGHGQLPSTRNNILELLHDFVNQFLSGGYNVLMKSIREDIEKEHHAIQKGDIIVFFKVAEFVTSFQYHKFLTSKPTVENPTPEVSADKCADSTFFKGDICGPIAASMNESMFQLVISRWRNAFEGLKETNDYKFLSAASSLMKNMIRMLDLVLNLFPEDSKEPRTARMLLYKLFYDQTDQGMTQFLLNLIKMFNSRKQPKSDLADLVEMMHLIIQLMENLQARGSLRVSKKSRKGRKKKVVSDNVTKSEQFEDHAAAPDGVGTSVCEQSAAYVSEKESPVKGTSDWKEDTSTPLLVDELGKSETKMECPGDLPQVDNNTPGHADDDLCCSTDDSSGDEQPATVNEVDFKVSTLTSAFANCSIIQNLCWLLKFYRSNSINTNHYILGMLRKITDDLELAPMLYQLSLLTTFYDILEEQKSCPSEEHADIVGFITSLVRNMLKKMKNQPLLFIEILFWKTRRECHYINAEYLLHELGHWKKGSKTQDSAPRNGEIGSSEASEWVGRSIADALGEDEADVVISHERGHLNESGWCSGENSMENKTGKINERKRRLVLNDDMETKLKELYENFKDHPNCIRLIAESLDPDGGILPAQVSNKLKQLGLKVAPKKRTRGSDQQGDKSTLHDSNDLEGSSQRQPLNTRKRVRAFSKDQEAMIKDLFEQYKDHRRCSYMIANALDADNMFTAAQVSRKLKQLGLHVPRQKRSEDNMHLRDEELNDLSADETCDSDNETLLSFRNRKTRKLPLNSKNEKLATITTRERIDKTSEVVVANDVTENDGSNQFSEIDVIFHQESRDTVNLSRVSTENIEGELAHQQAEDELADSGDDVASGSFVESTINRRKLRMVIDPEDDD; encoded by the exons ATGGACATGGAGGGTTTATCGGTGATCTGCGCCAGTCTCGGCATCCTCGAAGAAGATCAGACAACGAAACAGATCGTATACACAAAGGGCGAGCACTGTCTAG ACGCTTTGAAGGATTTACTGAGGTTTTTAAGACGGGACAATCCAGAAACGCGAGAAGTATTTAAGCAAGTTTGCAGATGGAATATTGTTTCAAAAaacttgattccaatcatagAACATTGGCAACATGATCGGAATTTGGTATTAAATGCAG tgaaagttttagtttttctttcaatGCCTATTGAGCCTTCCTCCAGTGATGTCCCTCAACAGATAGAGTATCTTTGGGACATAAAATTTTCTCTTACGGGCAGTGATGCTGTTGCAGTTATAGTTTCTCTACTTGAAGGTCCACTTGAAAATTTGGAATA TGAAGTATTCACGGAGGACGACTGGAAATTGGTCCAGCTGGTAGTCACCTTATTTCGCAACGTTCTTGCTATCCAAGATTTTTCATTGCTACAAAAGGCTGGCCAATTTTTATCGTTGAGAGATAGATTTCTTGAACTTTTGTTCCGTGAGAATGTAATGGAGTTAATTATAGTTATAACTCAGCATATTGGTGGTTCTCGTGGCTATCTTCGTCAGGATAACTTGCTTCTATTAGAAACTTTTCATTACATATTCATGAATCAAGACCCAGAGTTACTTTCCAAAGCTCATTTGAAGGGTTCTACG GAGGGTGGAGATGCCAAGGCTTGCATTGATGATCTCAAGTCCATCATGGAAGAGgaagcaaagaaaagaagggTTTCAAGACTCCACCATACCGGTCGTCATTCACAATTTAGTGGAACATTTACCCGGCTTACTATG GATGGTTCTACAGCAGTGTACAAGGGAAACCCTGATTCTGCTTCTCAAAATGTTCTGCTTAAATCTCATAAAGGCCATGGGATTTCAACTCAAAAAATTGTGAGGGGACATGGACAATTACCTTCAACAAGGAATAATATTCTGGAACTGCTTCATGATTTTGTGAACCAGTTTCTTTCAGGAGGCTACAACG TATTGATGAAATCTATTCGTGAGGATATTGAGAAGGAACATCATGCAATTCAGAAGGGTGACATCATTGTTTTCTTTAAGGTTGCTGAGTTTGTTACTTCTTTTCAATATCACAAGTTTTTGACCTCTAAA CCAACTGTCGAAAATCCTACACCTGAAGTTTCTGCTGATAAATGCGCTGATAGCACATTTTTCAAAGGTGACATATGTGGACCGATTGCAGCATCAATGAATGAATCAATGTTCCAACTTGTGATTTCAAGATGGCGTAATGCATTTGAAGGCTTGAAGGAAACTAATGATTACAAGTTTCTATCCGCAGCAAGttctcttatgaaaaatatg ATCCGTATGTTGGATTTAGTGCTTAACTTATTTCCAGAGGATTCTAAGGAGCCTCGGACAGCTCGTATGCTTCTTTACAAGCTATTTTATGATCAGACTGACCAAGGGATGACCCAGTTCCTTCTGAATCTAATCAAAATGTTCAACTCTCGCAAGCAACCCAAAAG tGATCTTGCAGATTTGGTAGAAATGATGCATTTAATTATCCAGCTCATGGAGAATCTTCAAGCACGTGGCTCGTTAAGG GTTTCTAAAAAATCAAGGaaggggaggaagaagaaagtaGTTAGTGACAATGTTACCAAAAGTGAACAGTTTGAAGACCATGCTGCTGCACCAGATGGGGTTGGGACCTCAGTTTGTGAACAGTCAGCAGCATATGTCTCAGAAAAAGAGAGCCCAGTCAAGGGGACATCTGATTGGAAAGAAGATACTAGTACCCCTCTCTTGGTTGATGAGCTAGGAAAATCTGAGACAAAGATGGAATGTCCTGGAGATCTGCCACAGGTTGATAATAATACACCTGGTCATGCTGATGATGATCTTTGTTGCAGCACTGATGATTCTTCTGGTGATGAACAGCCGGCCACTGTTAATGAAGTTGATTTTAAAGTGTCTACTCTCACTTCAGCTTTTGCAAATTGCAGcattattcaaaatttgtGCTGGTTGCTAAAGTTTTATAGGAGCAATTCCATTAATACAAATCACTACATTTTAGGCATGTTGCGGAAGATCACTGATGACCTTGAGCTTGCTCCCATGCTTTATCAG TTGTCACTCCTCACAACATTTTATGACATCCTGGAAGAGCAGAAGTCATGTCCAAGTGAGGAGCATGCAGATATTGTTGGTTTTATTACGAGTTTGGTTAGAAACAtgctaaaaaaaatgaagaaccaGCCCCttctttttattgaaattctcTTCTGGAAGACACGGAGAGAATGTCATTACATTAATGCTGAATATTTATTGCATGAGCTGGGACATTGGAAGAAAGGAAGTAAGACTCAAGACAGTGCTCCTCGAAATGGTGAAATTGGGTCCTCAGAGGCCAGTGAATGGGTTGGCAGAAGCATAGCAGATGCACTGGGTGAGGATGAAGCTGATGTAGTGATCTCTCATGAGCGAGGACATCTGAA TGAATCTGGCTGGTGCAGTGGGGAAAAttccatggaaaataaaactggaaagattaatgaaagaaagagaaggctTGTTCTCAATGATGACATGGAGACAAAACTCAAGGAACTTTATGAGAA CTTCAAAGATCATCCGAACTGTATCCGTCTTATTGCGGAATCCCTAGATCCCGATGGTGGAATTTTGCCTGCTCAAGTTTCTAACAAGCTTAAACAGCTAGGACTTAAAGTTGCACCAAAGAAAAGGACACGGGGTTCTGATCAACAGGGGGATAAAAGCACTCTTCACGATTCAAATGATTTAGAAGGAAGTTCACAAAGGCAACCTTT GAACACCAGAAAAAGAGTACGTGCCTTTAGCAAGGATCAGGAGGCAATGATTAAAGATTTGTTTGAGCA GTATAAAGACCATAGGAGGTGTAGTTACATGATTGCAAATGCCCTGGATGCTGATAATATGTTTACTGCTGCCCAAGTTTCACGCAAACTCAAGCAACTTGGTTTACATGTTCCTCGGCAGAAAAGGTCTGAAGATAACATGCATTTGAGGGATGAGGAACTAAATGACTTATCTGCAGATGAAACATGTGACTCCGACAATGAGACATTGCTGTCATTTAGGAACAG GAAAACTAGGAAGCTGCCTTTAAATTCAAAGAATGAGAAGCTTGCAACAATAACTACAAGGGAGAGGATAGACAAAACATCTGAAGTTGTAGTTGCAAATGATGTGACTGAAAA TGATGGAAGCAACCAGTTCAGTGAGATTGATGTCATATTTCACCAAGAGAGCAGGGACACTGTAAATCTGTCACGTGTTTCAACTGAGAACATTGAGGGTGAGTTGGCACATCAGCAAGCAGAAGATGAGTTGGCTGACTCAGGGGATGATGTAGCGTCTGGTTCATTTGTAGAAAGTACCATAAATAGAAGGAAACTGAGGATGGTAATTGATCCTGAAGATGATGACTAG
- the LOC18605676 gene encoding protein timeless homolog isoform X4, whose protein sequence is MDMEGLSVICASLGILEEDQTTKQIVYTKGEHCLDALKDLLRFLRRDNPETREVFKQVCRWNIVSKNLIPIIEHWQHDRNLVLNAVKVLVFLSMPIEPSSSDVPQQIEYLWDIKFSLTGSDAVAVIVSLLEGPLENLEYEVFTEDDWKLVQLVVTLFRNVLAIQDFSLLQKAGQFLSLRDRFLELLFRENVMELIIVITQHIGGSRGYLRQDNLLLLETFHYIFMNQDPELLSKAHLKGSTEGGDAKACIDDLKSIMEEEAKKRRVSRLHHTGRHSQFSGTFTRLTMDGSTAVYKGNPDSASQNVLLKSHKGHGISTQKIVRGHGQLPSTRNNILELLHDFVNQFLSGGYNVLMKSIREDIEKEHHAIQKGDIIVFFKVAEFVTSFQYHKFLTSKPTVENPTPEVSADKCADSTFFKGDICGPIAASMNESMFQLVISRWRNAFEGLKETNDYKFLSAASSLMKNMIRMLDLVLNLFPEDSKEPRTARMLLYKLFYDQTDQGMTQFLLNLIKMFNSRKQPKSDLADLVEMMHLIIQLMENLQARGSLRVSKKSRKGRKKKVVSDNVTKSEQFEDHAAAPDGVGTSVCEQSAAYVSEKESPVKGTSDWKEDTSTPLLVDELGKSETKMECPGDLPQVDNNTPGHADDDLCCSTDDSSGDEQPATVNEVDFKVSTLTSAFANCSIIQNLCWLLKFYRSNSINTNHYILGMLRKITDDLELAPMLYQLSLLTTFYDILEEQKSCPSEEHADIVGFITSLVRNMLKKMKNQPLLFIEILFWKTRRECHYINAEYLLHELGHWKKGSKTQDSAPRNGEIGSSEASEWVGRSIADALGEDEADVVISHERGHLNESGWCSGENSMENKTGKINERKRRLVLNDDMETKLKELYENFKDHPNCIRLIAESLDPDGGILPAQVSNKLKQLGLKVAPKKRTRGSDQQGDKSTLHDSNDLEGSSQRQPLNTRKRVRAFSKDQEAMIKDLFEQYKDHRRCSYMIANALDADNMFTAAQVSRKLKQLGLHVPRQKRSEDNMHLRDEELNDLSADETCDSDNETLLSFRNRNKDKDRLFSQEFPAQNVEGRISDDTDDKTLSSVLNDGSNQFSEIDVIFHQESRDTVNLSRVSTENIEGELAHQQAEDELADSGDDVASGSFVESTINRRKLRMVIDPEDDD, encoded by the exons ATGGACATGGAGGGTTTATCGGTGATCTGCGCCAGTCTCGGCATCCTCGAAGAAGATCAGACAACGAAACAGATCGTATACACAAAGGGCGAGCACTGTCTAG ACGCTTTGAAGGATTTACTGAGGTTTTTAAGACGGGACAATCCAGAAACGCGAGAAGTATTTAAGCAAGTTTGCAGATGGAATATTGTTTCAAAAaacttgattccaatcatagAACATTGGCAACATGATCGGAATTTGGTATTAAATGCAG tgaaagttttagtttttctttcaatGCCTATTGAGCCTTCCTCCAGTGATGTCCCTCAACAGATAGAGTATCTTTGGGACATAAAATTTTCTCTTACGGGCAGTGATGCTGTTGCAGTTATAGTTTCTCTACTTGAAGGTCCACTTGAAAATTTGGAATA TGAAGTATTCACGGAGGACGACTGGAAATTGGTCCAGCTGGTAGTCACCTTATTTCGCAACGTTCTTGCTATCCAAGATTTTTCATTGCTACAAAAGGCTGGCCAATTTTTATCGTTGAGAGATAGATTTCTTGAACTTTTGTTCCGTGAGAATGTAATGGAGTTAATTATAGTTATAACTCAGCATATTGGTGGTTCTCGTGGCTATCTTCGTCAGGATAACTTGCTTCTATTAGAAACTTTTCATTACATATTCATGAATCAAGACCCAGAGTTACTTTCCAAAGCTCATTTGAAGGGTTCTACG GAGGGTGGAGATGCCAAGGCTTGCATTGATGATCTCAAGTCCATCATGGAAGAGgaagcaaagaaaagaagggTTTCAAGACTCCACCATACCGGTCGTCATTCACAATTTAGTGGAACATTTACCCGGCTTACTATG GATGGTTCTACAGCAGTGTACAAGGGAAACCCTGATTCTGCTTCTCAAAATGTTCTGCTTAAATCTCATAAAGGCCATGGGATTTCAACTCAAAAAATTGTGAGGGGACATGGACAATTACCTTCAACAAGGAATAATATTCTGGAACTGCTTCATGATTTTGTGAACCAGTTTCTTTCAGGAGGCTACAACG TATTGATGAAATCTATTCGTGAGGATATTGAGAAGGAACATCATGCAATTCAGAAGGGTGACATCATTGTTTTCTTTAAGGTTGCTGAGTTTGTTACTTCTTTTCAATATCACAAGTTTTTGACCTCTAAA CCAACTGTCGAAAATCCTACACCTGAAGTTTCTGCTGATAAATGCGCTGATAGCACATTTTTCAAAGGTGACATATGTGGACCGATTGCAGCATCAATGAATGAATCAATGTTCCAACTTGTGATTTCAAGATGGCGTAATGCATTTGAAGGCTTGAAGGAAACTAATGATTACAAGTTTCTATCCGCAGCAAGttctcttatgaaaaatatg ATCCGTATGTTGGATTTAGTGCTTAACTTATTTCCAGAGGATTCTAAGGAGCCTCGGACAGCTCGTATGCTTCTTTACAAGCTATTTTATGATCAGACTGACCAAGGGATGACCCAGTTCCTTCTGAATCTAATCAAAATGTTCAACTCTCGCAAGCAACCCAAAAG tGATCTTGCAGATTTGGTAGAAATGATGCATTTAATTATCCAGCTCATGGAGAATCTTCAAGCACGTGGCTCGTTAAGG GTTTCTAAAAAATCAAGGaaggggaggaagaagaaagtaGTTAGTGACAATGTTACCAAAAGTGAACAGTTTGAAGACCATGCTGCTGCACCAGATGGGGTTGGGACCTCAGTTTGTGAACAGTCAGCAGCATATGTCTCAGAAAAAGAGAGCCCAGTCAAGGGGACATCTGATTGGAAAGAAGATACTAGTACCCCTCTCTTGGTTGATGAGCTAGGAAAATCTGAGACAAAGATGGAATGTCCTGGAGATCTGCCACAGGTTGATAATAATACACCTGGTCATGCTGATGATGATCTTTGTTGCAGCACTGATGATTCTTCTGGTGATGAACAGCCGGCCACTGTTAATGAAGTTGATTTTAAAGTGTCTACTCTCACTTCAGCTTTTGCAAATTGCAGcattattcaaaatttgtGCTGGTTGCTAAAGTTTTATAGGAGCAATTCCATTAATACAAATCACTACATTTTAGGCATGTTGCGGAAGATCACTGATGACCTTGAGCTTGCTCCCATGCTTTATCAG TTGTCACTCCTCACAACATTTTATGACATCCTGGAAGAGCAGAAGTCATGTCCAAGTGAGGAGCATGCAGATATTGTTGGTTTTATTACGAGTTTGGTTAGAAACAtgctaaaaaaaatgaagaaccaGCCCCttctttttattgaaattctcTTCTGGAAGACACGGAGAGAATGTCATTACATTAATGCTGAATATTTATTGCATGAGCTGGGACATTGGAAGAAAGGAAGTAAGACTCAAGACAGTGCTCCTCGAAATGGTGAAATTGGGTCCTCAGAGGCCAGTGAATGGGTTGGCAGAAGCATAGCAGATGCACTGGGTGAGGATGAAGCTGATGTAGTGATCTCTCATGAGCGAGGACATCTGAA TGAATCTGGCTGGTGCAGTGGGGAAAAttccatggaaaataaaactggaaagattaatgaaagaaagagaaggctTGTTCTCAATGATGACATGGAGACAAAACTCAAGGAACTTTATGAGAA CTTCAAAGATCATCCGAACTGTATCCGTCTTATTGCGGAATCCCTAGATCCCGATGGTGGAATTTTGCCTGCTCAAGTTTCTAACAAGCTTAAACAGCTAGGACTTAAAGTTGCACCAAAGAAAAGGACACGGGGTTCTGATCAACAGGGGGATAAAAGCACTCTTCACGATTCAAATGATTTAGAAGGAAGTTCACAAAGGCAACCTTT GAACACCAGAAAAAGAGTACGTGCCTTTAGCAAGGATCAGGAGGCAATGATTAAAGATTTGTTTGAGCA GTATAAAGACCATAGGAGGTGTAGTTACATGATTGCAAATGCCCTGGATGCTGATAATATGTTTACTGCTGCCCAAGTTTCACGCAAACTCAAGCAACTTGGTTTACATGTTCCTCGGCAGAAAAGGTCTGAAGATAACATGCATTTGAGGGATGAGGAACTAAATGACTTATCTGCAGATGAAACATGTGACTCCGACAATGAGACATTGCTGTCATTTAGGAACAG AAACAAGGATAAGGATAGATTGTTCAGTCAAGAGTTTCCAGCGCAGAATGTGGAAGGAAGAATATCAGATGATACTGATGATAAAACCTTAAGCTCTGTTCTCAA TGATGGAAGCAACCAGTTCAGTGAGATTGATGTCATATTTCACCAAGAGAGCAGGGACACTGTAAATCTGTCACGTGTTTCAACTGAGAACATTGAGGGTGAGTTGGCACATCAGCAAGCAGAAGATGAGTTGGCTGACTCAGGGGATGATGTAGCGTCTGGTTCATTTGTAGAAAGTACCATAAATAGAAGGAAACTGAGGATGGTAATTGATCCTGAAGATGATGACTAG